One window from the genome of Mumia sp. ZJ1417 encodes:
- a CDS encoding helix-turn-helix domain-containing protein, which produces MPRGVGARTDEWSGLIDLIERVMRDEDLLPQVVAGVRSMVAEVASLPVADIAGHTRALLMAATRALAARRGPTEAELAFVEELAVTRATQGIPIEVVLGAIHVAERAIWARAREIAEAEDVGAGQLLDARELYDDWAEAVRSRLIRAHRDARAEQTAVRRDRDVEVMRRLLEGGSAATLAAAEAGLPYAGGLWVLVARHGDPRATEALRLLRSDRAVSLSASLGDTVVAVVSSRPSARRDAGGDVVVGVAGPVGAEEVGTAHRLAVAAVPAAEAIGRTGPVHVSEVASVVAVLSRTDLTAALLTQHLAAWRELGPSAEPVALAVRAWLEADRDTAAAAEVLFVHANTVRNRVQRFTHVTGIDPLGTFGAMDAWWLCRAWLADAE; this is translated from the coding sequence ATGCCACGAGGAGTCGGAGCGCGGACCGACGAGTGGTCCGGACTCATCGATCTCATCGAGCGGGTCATGCGGGACGAAGACCTGCTGCCGCAGGTGGTCGCCGGCGTACGCTCGATGGTCGCCGAGGTGGCCTCGCTCCCTGTGGCGGACATCGCCGGCCACACGCGAGCCCTGCTGATGGCCGCCACGCGCGCGCTCGCCGCGCGCCGGGGCCCGACGGAGGCAGAGCTGGCCTTCGTCGAGGAGCTGGCGGTCACCCGCGCCACTCAGGGGATCCCGATCGAGGTGGTGCTCGGCGCCATCCACGTTGCCGAGCGCGCCATCTGGGCGCGGGCCCGCGAGATAGCGGAGGCCGAGGACGTCGGAGCAGGTCAGCTGCTGGACGCGCGTGAGCTGTACGACGACTGGGCCGAGGCCGTCCGCTCACGGTTGATCCGCGCGCACCGCGACGCGCGTGCCGAGCAGACCGCAGTCCGGCGAGATCGCGACGTGGAGGTCATGCGGCGGCTGCTGGAGGGCGGTTCCGCGGCGACCCTGGCCGCGGCCGAGGCCGGGCTGCCGTACGCGGGCGGTCTGTGGGTGCTGGTGGCACGCCACGGTGACCCACGTGCGACGGAGGCGTTGCGCCTTCTGCGCAGTGACCGGGCCGTGTCGCTCTCGGCGTCCCTCGGTGACACCGTCGTCGCCGTCGTGTCGAGCCGCCCGTCTGCCCGTCGTGATGCCGGTGGTGACGTGGTCGTCGGTGTCGCCGGACCGGTCGGTGCCGAGGAGGTTGGTACGGCACACCGGCTCGCCGTCGCCGCCGTCCCTGCCGCCGAGGCGATCGGTCGGACCGGCCCGGTGCACGTCAGCGAGGTCGCGAGCGTGGTGGCCGTGCTCTCCCGGACCGATCTGACCGCGGCGCTGCTCACCCAGCACCTCGCGGCCTGGCGCGAGCTCGGGCCCAGTGCCGAACCGGTTGCGCTCGCCGTGCGCGCGTGGCTGGAGGCGGACCGGGACACCGCTGCGGCGGCGGAGGTCCTCTTCGTCCACGCCAACACGGTGCGCAACCGGGTGCAGCGGTTCACCCACGTCACCGGGATCGATCCGCTCGGCACGTTCGGGGCGATGGACGCGTGGTGGCTCTGCCGGGCCTGGCTCGCCGATGCGGAGTGA
- a CDS encoding MarR family winged helix-turn-helix transcriptional regulator has protein sequence MRDPLTPRQEIWRGLLLGQRSMLTGLAAELKKDFGLTVPSYEALLSLWEAPGHTLKATQLARSLVYSSGSASHLISRLCEAGLVDRVESPEDARVVQVVLTERGAELVERATDAHAESLAREFEPLIDDADLAPLLAFARRLAAHEGVTSAPPA, from the coding sequence ATGCGCGACCCCCTGACTCCCCGTCAGGAGATCTGGCGAGGTCTGCTGCTGGGTCAGCGCTCGATGCTGACCGGCCTCGCCGCCGAGCTCAAGAAGGACTTCGGCCTCACGGTCCCTTCGTACGAGGCTCTTCTCTCGCTGTGGGAGGCGCCAGGACACACGCTCAAGGCCACACAGCTGGCGCGTTCGCTCGTCTACAGCTCGGGCTCGGCCTCGCACCTCATCAGTCGCCTGTGCGAGGCGGGGCTGGTCGACCGCGTGGAGAGCCCGGAGGATGCACGGGTCGTCCAGGTGGTGCTGACGGAGCGGGGAGCCGAGCTGGTCGAGCGGGCGACCGACGCCCATGCCGAAAGCCTCGCCCGCGAGTTCGAGCCGCTCATCGACGACGCCGACCTCGCGCCGTTGCTTGCCTTCGCCCGCCGACTGGCGGCGCACGAGGGCGTCACTTCTGCCCCGCCTGCGTAG
- a CDS encoding NADP-dependent oxidoreductase, which produces MSQISRIAVVRRFGPPDVITIEEHETPPLGRGQVRVAVRTGGLNPVDARRRAGTFGGSVPMVLGTEFAGVVAESNDRAWKVGEEVIGWGAQGADADLVTTDGSRLHPKPANVDWALAGGLSGVGQSALSALDALPLRQGDVVVVHGASGGVGTMLTQLALARGLTVIGTASEANHDHLRALGALAVSYGPGLASRIAAVADGRALAASIDLAGSKEAGDVAVAVAAAGGKAITLVPETMVSHGIRLVRVQHSTAQLRELLDGVAAETLRLPVETLPFTEIVEAHKRLDAKHARGKLVLDLSDNPHLPVSEA; this is translated from the coding sequence ATGTCGCAGATCAGTCGGATCGCGGTCGTTCGTCGCTTCGGTCCTCCCGACGTCATCACCATCGAAGAGCACGAGACTCCTCCGCTCGGACGTGGGCAGGTTCGTGTCGCGGTGCGGACGGGAGGTCTGAACCCCGTCGACGCCCGACGCCGGGCCGGCACCTTCGGTGGGAGTGTCCCGATGGTGCTGGGGACCGAGTTCGCCGGAGTCGTGGCCGAGTCGAACGACCGGGCATGGAAGGTCGGGGAGGAGGTCATCGGCTGGGGAGCCCAAGGCGCTGACGCGGACCTGGTCACCACCGACGGCTCGCGCCTGCATCCCAAGCCGGCGAACGTCGACTGGGCGCTCGCGGGCGGCCTGAGCGGTGTCGGTCAGTCGGCGCTCTCCGCGCTCGACGCGCTGCCGCTGCGGCAAGGAGACGTCGTCGTCGTCCATGGAGCATCCGGGGGCGTCGGCACGATGCTCACCCAGCTGGCGCTCGCGCGCGGTCTCACGGTCATCGGCACCGCGAGCGAGGCGAACCACGACCACCTCCGCGCACTCGGCGCCCTCGCTGTGTCGTACGGGCCCGGGCTGGCCAGCCGCATCGCGGCGGTCGCGGACGGTCGTGCCCTCGCTGCCTCGATCGACCTGGCCGGTTCGAAGGAGGCGGGAGACGTGGCCGTCGCGGTCGCTGCTGCCGGCGGGAAAGCGATCACGCTCGTGCCGGAAACGATGGTGTCGCACGGCATCCGCCTCGTGCGGGTGCAGCACAGCACCGCGCAGCTGCGCGAGCTGTTGGACGGCGTCGCGGCGGAGACGCTGCGGCTCCCGGTGGAGACCCTGCCCTTCACCGAGATCGTCGAGGCACACAAGCGCCTCGACGCCAAGCACGCCCGCGGAAAGCTCGTCCTCGACCTCTCCGACAACCCCCACCTGCCCGTATCGGAGGCATGA
- a CDS encoding NAD(P)-binding domain-containing protein: MNSLALIGPGRHGTAIARLFASHGVDVTLYHHRPAKAAAAAGAVRAVAVGAQVAVASTLAEAVDGQELVILATLWDSAQRAVIGELGASLADKVLLDVSNPLDVTPAGIVPRTPREGSAGEFVATLLPSGTGHVKAFSNLATTAIGEGADHEPPAVLAFAADSAATADRVRPYLERTGWLPWLVGDISVSRDLEIGGKYNAVHGRWGRSRLDPDQMLTHAGPEPELV; the protein is encoded by the coding sequence ATGAACTCCCTGGCCCTCATCGGCCCCGGACGCCACGGCACTGCCATCGCCCGGCTCTTCGCGTCGCACGGCGTCGACGTGACCCTCTACCACCACCGCCCCGCCAAGGCAGCGGCCGCCGCCGGTGCGGTGCGCGCCGTCGCCGTCGGCGCCCAGGTCGCCGTCGCCTCGACCCTCGCCGAGGCGGTCGACGGACAGGAGCTCGTGATCCTCGCGACGCTCTGGGACTCTGCTCAGCGTGCCGTGATCGGCGAGCTCGGAGCATCGTTGGCCGACAAGGTCCTCCTCGATGTCTCGAACCCGCTCGACGTGACTCCGGCGGGGATCGTCCCTCGTACGCCCCGCGAAGGGTCCGCGGGGGAGTTCGTCGCGACCCTCCTGCCCAGCGGGACGGGGCACGTCAAGGCCTTCTCCAACCTGGCGACCACCGCGATCGGGGAGGGCGCTGACCACGAGCCGCCCGCTGTGCTCGCGTTCGCCGCCGACTCCGCTGCGACGGCCGACCGCGTCCGCCCGTACCTTGAGCGCACCGGCTGGCTGCCGTGGCTGGTGGGAGACATCTCGGTCTCGCGCGACCTGGAGATCGGCGGCAAGTACAACGCTGTCCACGGCAGGTGGGGCAGATCGCGTCTCGACCCTGACCAGATGCTCACCCATGCCGGTCCGGAGCCCGAGCTCGTCTAA
- a CDS encoding DUF1214 domain-containing protein, whose amino-acid sequence MWSPRFRRTVVALAAAIVVAAPAMVAQASLASASGPPRLATVAKKCVQSPLFTQEVRAVEAVATKIAGTPEVREARAAIAQEWRTKLEAKVGPLSRQAKERLDLATRELVFTYAQRAANNDPASPKVSWVESPPHTWNGARVQGGRYAGDNPDTIYRIVPIDGASRYVIRGQVQKVRPVHAVFELTNDGDRVAATDTIELKDLVTRADGSFTITIDSEPDAGRPNHLQTNPGTVQLFIRDTLSDWGTQTPATLSVERIAGPPSAGRSFRTLVDETVRTARASGTFWMDYFVLFASFSTPPNVVPEPTKGVASISRSTGNFDLDDVEALVITTRKGPATYTGATVQDVWTITPDYWDEQTSLSSGQSVANPDGTTTLVVSPRDPGVHNWMSTGGLAQGTFLLRWQGASLLSDTSGKPFVTSRVVKLADLRTALPEGTAYVSRRERSVQLRERQAGFARRIATCGR is encoded by the coding sequence TTGTGGAGCCCGAGATTCCGTCGTACGGTCGTCGCCCTCGCAGCGGCCATCGTGGTCGCAGCACCGGCCATGGTGGCGCAAGCGTCGCTGGCCTCGGCATCCGGTCCGCCGCGGCTGGCCACCGTCGCAAAGAAGTGCGTGCAGAGTCCCCTCTTCACCCAGGAGGTCCGCGCTGTCGAGGCCGTCGCGACGAAGATCGCCGGCACCCCGGAGGTACGTGAGGCGCGCGCGGCGATCGCACAGGAGTGGCGGACGAAGCTCGAGGCCAAGGTCGGTCCGTTGAGCCGACAGGCGAAGGAGCGGCTCGACCTCGCCACGCGCGAGCTGGTCTTCACGTACGCCCAGCGTGCCGCCAACAACGATCCCGCCTCTCCGAAGGTGTCGTGGGTCGAGTCGCCTCCCCACACCTGGAACGGCGCTCGCGTCCAGGGCGGTCGGTACGCCGGCGACAACCCAGACACGATCTATCGCATCGTGCCGATCGACGGCGCCTCGCGCTACGTGATCCGCGGCCAGGTCCAGAAGGTCAGGCCCGTCCACGCGGTCTTCGAGCTGACGAACGACGGCGATCGGGTGGCCGCCACGGACACGATCGAGCTGAAGGATCTCGTGACCCGTGCGGACGGCAGCTTCACGATCACCATCGACTCCGAGCCTGACGCCGGACGTCCGAACCACCTCCAGACCAACCCCGGCACCGTCCAGTTGTTCATCCGCGACACGCTGTCCGACTGGGGCACGCAGACTCCCGCGACGCTCTCGGTCGAGCGCATCGCCGGTCCGCCGTCGGCCGGACGGTCGTTCCGTACCCTCGTCGACGAGACCGTCCGCACGGCGCGAGCCTCGGGCACGTTCTGGATGGACTACTTCGTCCTCTTCGCGTCGTTCTCCACGCCGCCGAACGTCGTGCCCGAACCGACGAAGGGCGTCGCGTCGATCTCTCGCTCGACCGGCAACTTCGACCTCGACGACGTCGAGGCCCTCGTGATCACCACGCGCAAGGGACCCGCGACCTACACGGGAGCCACGGTCCAGGACGTCTGGACGATCACCCCGGACTACTGGGACGAGCAGACAAGCCTTTCCAGCGGCCAGTCCGTCGCCAACCCCGACGGGACCACCACGCTCGTCGTCTCGCCGCGCGACCCCGGCGTCCACAACTGGATGAGCACCGGCGGTCTCGCGCAGGGCACCTTCCTCCTGCGCTGGCAGGGCGCGTCGCTGCTCTCCGACACCAGCGGGAAGCCGTTCGTCACGTCGCGCGTGGTGAAGCTGGCCGACCTGCGCACGGCGCTCCCCGAGGGCACCGCGTACGTCTCGCGCCGCGAGCGCTCGGTGCAGCTGCGTGAACGTCAGGCCGGCTTCGCACGCCGGATCGCGACCTGCGGCCGCTAG
- a CDS encoding PPOX class F420-dependent oxidoreductase, whose translation MSKPPLPDEAIALLRRPNPAVIATLRKDGSPVTTATWYLWEDDGRVLVNMDEGRVRLTHVRHDPRVSLTVLAEDGWTTHITVLGRVVEIKDDDGLTDIDRISSHYTGHPYSNRDRGRVSAWIEVDRWHGWGAHKDSNQTG comes from the coding sequence ATGTCCAAGCCGCCGCTGCCCGACGAGGCGATCGCCCTGCTGCGCCGCCCCAACCCCGCCGTTATCGCCACGCTGCGCAAGGACGGCTCCCCTGTCACGACGGCCACCTGGTACCTCTGGGAGGACGACGGTCGCGTCCTCGTCAACATGGACGAGGGGCGGGTGCGGCTCACGCACGTGCGCCACGATCCGCGTGTCAGTCTGACCGTCCTCGCGGAGGACGGCTGGACGACCCACATCACGGTGCTCGGCCGGGTCGTCGAGATCAAGGATGACGACGGGCTGACCGACATCGACCGCATCTCGTCGCACTACACCGGCCATCCCTACAGCAACCGCGATCGGGGGCGGGTCAGTGCGTGGATCGAGGTCGACCGCTGGCACGGCTGGGGAGCCCACAAGGACAGCAACCAGACCGGATGA
- a CDS encoding 3' terminal RNA ribose 2'-O-methyltransferase Hen1 → MLLTVSTTLQPATDLGYLLHKHPDQVQEFRQSFGVATVFYPEASDDRCTAALMLDVDPVRLARSRAKGSPDFSLAQYVNDRSYAASSLLGVAMAHVFSTARSGRCQARQELADRAIPLEIAIPVLPCRGGPTIADRLFAPLGWTVEAEAIPLDERFPEWGDSRYVRLRLTGDVRLADALNQLHVLLPVLDESKHYWQGPDEVDKLLRSGEGWLATHPDQELITRRYLGRRGALTRVALARLAELGDDVEDAVSPAEDEEALQPEAARIPLNAQRHDAVHQALLELGARSVVDLGCGPGQLVERLVATPSFTRITGTDVSVRTLQHAARRLHLERMSERQAERVTLFQSALTYEDPRLAGYDAAVLMEVVEHVDPSRLEALERAVFGAAKPGAVVVTTPNREFNVRYEGLSGMRHRDHRFEWDRAEFTAWSDRVAATYGYVVERRGIGEHDDVLGAPTQMAVFVRGTADDQYSVDQHRVNQRGTRD, encoded by the coding sequence GTGCTCCTGACAGTCTCGACGACTCTCCAGCCGGCGACCGACCTCGGCTACCTCCTTCACAAGCACCCCGACCAGGTGCAGGAGTTCCGGCAGTCGTTCGGTGTCGCGACTGTGTTCTACCCAGAGGCGAGTGACGACCGGTGCACCGCTGCGCTCATGCTTGACGTCGACCCGGTGAGACTTGCTCGGTCCCGCGCGAAGGGGTCGCCGGACTTCAGCCTCGCGCAGTACGTCAACGACCGGTCGTACGCGGCCTCCTCCCTGCTCGGTGTGGCCATGGCCCATGTCTTCAGCACGGCGCGCAGCGGGCGCTGCCAGGCGCGCCAGGAGCTGGCCGACCGCGCGATCCCGCTCGAGATCGCGATCCCGGTGCTTCCGTGTCGAGGCGGTCCCACGATCGCCGACCGCCTCTTCGCGCCGCTGGGATGGACGGTCGAGGCGGAGGCGATCCCGCTCGACGAGCGCTTCCCGGAGTGGGGTGACTCGCGGTATGTGCGGCTCCGCCTGACCGGCGACGTCCGGCTCGCGGACGCCCTCAACCAGCTGCACGTGCTCCTGCCGGTCCTCGACGAGTCCAAGCACTACTGGCAGGGGCCGGACGAGGTCGACAAGCTCCTGCGCTCGGGTGAGGGCTGGCTCGCGACGCACCCGGACCAGGAACTCATCACCCGCCGCTACCTGGGACGACGAGGTGCCCTGACCCGGGTGGCCCTCGCCCGGCTGGCCGAGCTCGGCGACGACGTCGAGGACGCGGTCTCGCCCGCGGAGGACGAGGAGGCGCTGCAGCCGGAGGCCGCGCGGATCCCGCTCAACGCCCAGCGCCACGACGCGGTCCATCAGGCGCTTCTCGAGCTGGGGGCCAGGTCGGTCGTCGATCTCGGCTGCGGGCCTGGTCAGCTCGTGGAGCGCCTGGTCGCGACTCCGTCGTTCACCCGGATCACCGGCACCGACGTCTCGGTGAGGACGCTTCAGCACGCCGCGCGCCGGCTGCACCTCGAGCGGATGAGCGAGCGTCAGGCGGAGCGCGTCACGCTCTTCCAGAGCGCCCTGACGTACGAGGATCCGCGGCTCGCCGGCTATGACGCGGCTGTCCTCATGGAGGTCGTCGAGCACGTCGATCCGTCGCGGCTCGAGGCGCTCGAACGCGCCGTCTTCGGTGCGGCGAAGCCCGGAGCGGTCGTCGTGACCACCCCGAACCGCGAGTTCAACGTCCGGTACGAGGGACTCAGCGGCATGCGCCATCGCGATCACCGATTCGAGTGGGATCGGGCGGAGTTCACCGCGTGGTCGGATCGCGTCGCCGCGACCTACGGCTATGTCGTGGAGCGGCGCGGCATCGGCGAGCACGACGACGTCCTCGGCGCTCCGACCCAGATGGCCGTCTTTGTGAGGGGCACTGCCGATGACCAGTACAGCGTTGACCAGCACCGCGTGAACCAGCGAGGAACCCGTGACTGA
- a CDS encoding polynucleotide kinase-phosphatase codes for MTEQTGTTQIMVPAKGLVVLIGISGSGKSTFARTHLKPTEVLSSDFCRGLVADDENDQSATPDAFDVLHYVVATRLRRGLLTVVDATNVQKAARAALVALAKSHDVLVDAVVLDVPESLAAERNALRDDRDFGRHVVARQQRDLQRSLGRLSKEGFRRVHVLRGTYQVASAEIVRERAWNDRTDLRGPFDVIGDVHGCASELRTLLTDLGWLLRDEDGHAVGASHPEGRTAVFVGDLVDRGPDTPGVLRLVMGMVADGVALCVSGNHEAKLVRALRGSKVTVSHGLAESLAQLEGESDDFRKAALGFMDGLLSHYVLDDGRLVVAHAGLKEAYHGRTSGRVRAFALYGDTTGETDEYGLPVRYPWAQEYRGRATVVYGHTPVPRAEWVNNTICLDTGVVFGGALTALRYPEREIVSVPAEEEWYAPARPLGPAPVDREPLALSINDVTGTRWLETRHAGKVKIPEENAAAALEVMSRFAVDPRWLVYLPPTMSPGSTSRRDGFLEHPEQAFEEYAGWGVERVVCEEKHMGSRAIAVLAKDPETAERRFGIGDGSTGAVYTRTGRPFFADTGALVDRLREAAAPLFAWLGTDWVALDGELLPWSAKAHDLITSQYASVGAAARHALPEVLAVLEQAAARGRDVERLAERARRRLVNAEAFSDAYAAYVRPTDGLEGLTYAPFQILASEGRALALTEPHPWHLEQLGRLDDALIAPTRHRFVDLASEQERAAAVDWWRALTDAGGEGMVVKPAHLVEGRRVQPGLKVRGREYLRIIYGPDYTDALDTLRERHLGKKRQLALREHGLGLDALTGFVDRDPLWRVHQAVFAVLALESEPVDPRL; via the coding sequence GTGACTGAGCAGACCGGCACGACGCAGATCATGGTCCCCGCGAAAGGGCTGGTGGTGCTCATCGGGATCTCCGGCAGCGGCAAGTCCACCTTCGCCCGTACGCACCTCAAACCCACGGAGGTCCTGTCCAGCGACTTCTGCCGCGGCCTGGTGGCCGACGACGAGAACGACCAGTCCGCGACGCCGGACGCCTTTGACGTCCTGCACTACGTCGTCGCGACGCGCCTGCGCCGCGGCCTGCTGACCGTGGTCGACGCCACCAACGTGCAGAAGGCGGCGCGGGCGGCGCTCGTCGCGCTCGCCAAGAGTCACGACGTGCTGGTCGACGCCGTGGTGCTCGACGTGCCCGAGTCGCTCGCGGCCGAGCGCAACGCCCTCCGCGACGACCGCGACTTCGGGCGCCACGTCGTCGCTCGGCAGCAGCGCGACCTTCAGCGTTCGCTGGGTCGTCTCTCCAAGGAAGGCTTCCGCCGCGTGCACGTGCTGCGCGGGACGTACCAGGTCGCGTCGGCGGAGATCGTGCGCGAGCGTGCGTGGAACGACCGGACGGATCTCCGCGGGCCGTTCGACGTCATCGGCGACGTCCACGGGTGCGCCTCGGAGCTGCGGACGCTGCTGACCGATCTCGGGTGGTTGCTGCGTGACGAGGACGGCCACGCGGTCGGCGCCTCGCACCCCGAGGGCCGTACGGCGGTGTTCGTCGGCGACCTCGTCGACCGCGGGCCGGACACCCCCGGCGTGCTGCGCCTCGTCATGGGCATGGTGGCCGACGGAGTCGCGCTGTGCGTCAGCGGCAATCACGAGGCCAAGCTCGTGCGTGCCCTGCGAGGCTCTAAGGTCACCGTCTCTCACGGCCTCGCCGAGTCGTTGGCCCAGCTCGAGGGGGAGAGCGACGACTTCCGGAAGGCCGCGCTCGGTTTCATGGACGGACTCCTCAGCCACTACGTCCTCGACGACGGGAGGCTCGTGGTCGCTCACGCGGGCCTCAAGGAGGCGTACCACGGTCGGACGTCCGGGCGGGTGCGCGCGTTCGCGCTGTACGGCGACACGACGGGCGAGACCGACGAGTACGGGCTGCCGGTCCGCTATCCGTGGGCGCAGGAGTACCGCGGTCGGGCGACGGTCGTGTACGGGCACACACCGGTCCCGCGGGCGGAGTGGGTCAACAACACGATCTGTCTCGACACGGGCGTCGTCTTCGGCGGGGCGCTGACGGCCCTGCGCTATCCCGAGCGCGAGATCGTGTCGGTCCCCGCTGAGGAGGAGTGGTACGCCCCTGCCAGGCCGCTGGGACCGGCCCCCGTCGACCGCGAGCCGCTCGCCCTGTCGATCAACGACGTCACGGGAACGCGCTGGCTGGAGACGAGGCACGCAGGGAAGGTCAAGATCCCCGAGGAGAACGCCGCCGCCGCGCTCGAGGTCATGAGCCGGTTCGCCGTCGACCCTCGGTGGCTCGTCTATCTGCCGCCCACGATGTCGCCTGGCTCGACCTCGAGGCGGGACGGTTTTCTGGAGCACCCCGAGCAGGCGTTCGAGGAGTACGCCGGCTGGGGGGTCGAGCGCGTCGTGTGCGAGGAGAAGCACATGGGCTCGCGCGCGATCGCCGTCCTGGCAAAGGATCCCGAGACTGCCGAGCGGCGGTTCGGCATCGGCGACGGCTCCACCGGCGCGGTGTACACCCGGACCGGCCGGCCGTTCTTCGCCGACACCGGCGCGCTCGTCGATCGGCTGCGCGAGGCGGCGGCACCGCTGTTCGCGTGGCTCGGGACCGACTGGGTCGCTCTCGACGGAGAGCTCCTGCCGTGGTCGGCGAAGGCGCACGACCTCATCACGTCGCAGTACGCCTCCGTCGGGGCAGCTGCGCGTCATGCCCTGCCCGAGGTCCTCGCCGTCCTGGAGCAGGCGGCCGCGCGTGGTCGCGACGTCGAGCGGTTGGCCGAGCGTGCGCGCCGCCGGCTCGTCAATGCCGAGGCCTTCAGCGACGCCTACGCGGCGTACGTCCGACCGACCGACGGGCTCGAGGGCCTCACGTACGCGCCCTTCCAGATCCTCGCGTCCGAGGGGCGGGCGCTCGCGCTGACGGAGCCGCACCCGTGGCACCTGGAGCAGCTCGGTCGCCTGGACGACGCTCTGATCGCGCCGACGCGGCACCGGTTTGTGGATCTCGCCTCCGAGCAGGAGCGTGCGGCGGCGGTCGACTGGTGGCGAGCGCTCACAGACGCCGGGGGAGAAGGCATGGTCGTCAAGCCCGCGCACCTCGTCGAGGGGCGGCGGGTGCAGCCGGGGCTGAAGGTCCGGGGTCGCGAGTACCTGCGGATCATCTACGGACCTGACTACACCGATGCCCTCGACACGCTGCGTGAGCGCCACCTCGGCAAGAAGCGCCAGCTCGCCCTGCGCGAGCACGGGCTCGGCCTCGACGCGCTCACCGGGTTCGTCGACCGAGATCCGCTGTGGCGGGTGCACCAGGCCGTCTTCGCGGTGCTGGCGCTGGAGTCGGAGCCGGTCGACCCTCGCCTGTGA
- a CDS encoding ABC transporter ATP-binding protein, with protein sequence MIRASGIAFSYGSRTILSGIDLAAPHGQVLGLLGPNGSGKTTLLRTLHRALVPRTGSVLIDDDDLRRLSAREIARRVSVVVQEPPGDLPLLVSDMVLLGRTPHRSTFGRATDADDAVAAAALERVGALHLAGQPFDGLSGGERQRVLIARALAQESTHLLLDEPTNHLDVRYQHEVLDLVRDLAVSGHHTVVVVLHDLNLAAAYCDQVLLLQTGQVVAHGAPSEVLTPATLEPVYEVDVRRVPLDDGFQLAFRPRRATVTGEGRPAPTPAPAPRRRPGAPATADLGRRTR encoded by the coding sequence ATGATCCGCGCCTCCGGCATCGCCTTCTCGTACGGGTCGCGCACGATCCTGTCCGGGATCGACCTGGCCGCACCTCACGGCCAGGTCCTGGGACTGCTCGGCCCGAACGGCAGCGGCAAGACCACGCTGCTGCGGACCCTCCACCGCGCGCTGGTGCCTCGTACAGGCTCGGTGCTGATCGACGACGACGACCTGCGACGCCTGTCCGCGCGGGAGATCGCACGAAGGGTCTCGGTCGTCGTGCAGGAACCGCCGGGAGACCTCCCGCTGCTCGTGTCGGACATGGTCCTCCTCGGACGTACACCGCACCGGTCGACGTTCGGGCGAGCAACCGACGCGGACGACGCGGTGGCCGCCGCCGCGCTCGAGCGGGTGGGGGCGCTGCACCTGGCCGGGCAGCCGTTCGACGGCCTGTCCGGCGGGGAGCGGCAACGCGTGCTCATCGCGCGGGCCCTCGCCCAGGAGTCGACCCATCTGCTGCTCGACGAGCCGACCAACCATCTCGACGTGCGCTACCAGCACGAGGTGCTCGACCTCGTGCGCGACCTCGCGGTCAGCGGCCACCACACCGTCGTCGTCGTACTGCACGACCTCAACCTCGCCGCCGCGTACTGCGATCAGGTGCTCCTGCTCCAGACGGGGCAGGTCGTCGCGCACGGCGCCCCGAGCGAGGTCCTCACGCCGGCGACGCTCGAGCCGGTGTACGAGGTCGACGTGCGCCGGGTCCCCCTCGACGACGGGTTCCAGCTCGCCTTCCGCCCTCGTCGGGCGACCGTCACAGGCGAGGGTCGACCGGCTCCGACTCCAGCGCCAGCACCGCGAAGACGGCCTGGTGCACCCGCCACAGCGGATCTCGGTCGACGAACCCGGTGA